In a genomic window of Curtobacterium sp. MCBD17_035:
- a CDS encoding Wzz/FepE/Etk N-terminal domain-containing protein, protein MMSAPDAVRTVLRHWALVLVAVVLGVVGGSVYSATASPTYSSSSQVLVTIRSSGSTTDRLQGASYISQVLPTYTSAITSSSVLEPVIQQLHLSTGVAALAKDVSATAGTDTAIITVTADAGSPRAARALAAAVTNRFIQVAPDLLSPTSAAGTSTATAGASGDTTPADLRLSTVSVPTTPTGPTSPGRLVVVLLGLVAGLIVGIGIALALGAADRRVRSAEQAAAIADAPVIGRLPRLPARAWHDRSSVPAWTEAVRDLRESLLARAGDRPTITFLGSTTGEGVTTVVADVATAFARAGVPTTVLDMDLRSSDLQAGLAVRGERGLVDVVNGRAELSDVLLRPASLPALSVVPGGRGSDAGDVFTARNLQPVVDHLHGSAEVVLVDTPPANGFSEALAAARIATAVVLVVGIGEVTTPTLSAVVERLWTSGQEVLGVVAVRVPAHVRVPSAHAAARRSIAATAPSGA, encoded by the coding sequence ATGATGAGCGCACCCGACGCGGTCCGCACCGTCCTCCGGCACTGGGCACTCGTGCTCGTCGCCGTCGTCCTCGGCGTCGTGGGCGGTTCCGTCTACAGCGCCACCGCGAGCCCGACGTACAGTTCGTCGTCGCAGGTGCTCGTGACGATCCGCTCGAGCGGCAGCACGACGGACCGCCTGCAGGGCGCGTCGTACATCAGCCAGGTCCTGCCGACCTACACGTCGGCGATCACGAGCTCGTCGGTGCTGGAGCCCGTCATCCAACAGCTCCACCTGTCGACCGGGGTCGCCGCCCTCGCGAAGGACGTCTCGGCGACCGCGGGGACCGACACGGCGATCATCACCGTCACGGCGGACGCGGGCAGCCCGCGCGCCGCCCGTGCGCTCGCCGCCGCGGTCACGAACCGGTTCATCCAGGTCGCACCCGATCTGCTCTCACCCACGAGCGCGGCGGGTACCAGCACCGCCACGGCCGGGGCGTCCGGGGACACGACGCCCGCGGACCTCCGGCTCTCGACCGTCAGCGTGCCGACCACCCCGACCGGTCCGACCAGCCCCGGGCGACTCGTCGTGGTCCTCCTCGGGCTCGTGGCCGGGTTGATCGTCGGGATCGGCATCGCGCTCGCGCTCGGCGCGGCCGACCGTCGGGTCCGGAGCGCCGAGCAGGCCGCCGCGATCGCCGACGCACCGGTCATCGGACGGCTCCCGCGCCTCCCGGCCCGCGCCTGGCACGACCGGTCGTCGGTCCCCGCGTGGACGGAGGCCGTCCGTGACCTCCGCGAGTCGCTCCTCGCCCGGGCAGGCGACCGGCCCACCATCACGTTCCTCGGGAGCACGACGGGCGAGGGCGTGACGACCGTCGTCGCCGACGTGGCGACGGCGTTCGCCCGTGCCGGTGTCCCGACGACCGTGCTCGACATGGACCTCCGGTCGTCCGACCTCCAGGCCGGACTCGCGGTGCGCGGAGAGCGTGGCCTCGTGGACGTCGTGAACGGCCGTGCCGAGTTGTCGGACGTCCTGCTCCGCCCGGCGTCGCTCCCCGCGTTGAGCGTCGTCCCCGGCGGCCGCGGGTCCGATGCGGGCGACGTGTTCACCGCCCGGAACCTGCAGCCGGTCGTGGACCATCTGCACGGCAGCGCCGAGGTCGTCCTCGTCGACACGCCGCCGGCGAACGGCTTCAGTGAGGCGCTCGCGGCCGCCCGCATCGCCACCGCCGTGGTGCTCGTCGTCGGCATCGGCGAGGTCACCACGCCGACGTTGAGCGCCGTGGTGGAGCGGCTCTGGACGAGCGGGCAGGAGGTCCTCGGCGTCGTGGCGGTCCGGGTCCCCGCTCACGTCCGGGTCCCGTCCGCGCACGCGGCGGCCCGCCGGTCCATCGCGGCGACCGCACCGTCCGGGGCATGA